The genomic window aaagaactagctatggacaggggtgcgtggaagttagctatccacgtgccagaacCATGACTacacttgcaagatcttatgggtttcatctctagcctaccccaacttgtttgggactgaaaggcttatagattttaattaattaattaattaatctcttgtaagctttaatcgtgttgtcatcaatcaccaaaaatgggagattgaaagtgtatctagaccccttatgtgggttttggctaattgatgataaacgattaagggactaatgggttTGCTGAAATTATGAACAGATTTTAAATCTCTTTGGATAAGTTAAGAGACGTtagcgtccctcaaaaagaaaagagaggtggcatgtagttactcaataggctttaattcatttttattttgaatttgagttcatgatagtcgtactatcaagagtgATACGTGTTAATAGTTTTAAatgtgtctcagtgctcaaaatatcTTTTTAGAATagaaagttgagagacacaatcacacACGGACACCGGAAAAAAAGACTTACGTTGTCtcagtctggagtctccgggttagcctggatactccggactctgaTCAATAGGTCAGAGTCTCCGAatgagactccggcagagagtctcgaactccaggttagcccggatactacGGAGTCTTCGGGTGAGACTCCGAGACAGTCTCGGGTAGGCTTTAAgtgcttaacccggagtctctgggttggcctggatactccgggttctggtGTTTCCGGCCCTCTAGGCAAGCTCCAGATAGTGGTTCTGCATGTGCGCCcaagtgttacccggagtctccgggtgaatccggatactccgggtcagtacaaaatgcacagtaacggctagttttttttgaagtggactataaatacctctttaccccctccttcatttgctgtTAAACAACTTGTAGAAAAACTCATTCAAAGCTATTCAATAGCCCTCTTAACTCCTCTAGAGTTTTGATTTttgcaagatttggagattagggtttgagaagtgagattgagtgctagagagctaaaatccattcttgagcacttgaggtcatcgCCAAACTGTCGATTCACATTCTTTACTTTTGGAGTTTTAAGTTCCTAGACGGCAAGACGTCACCCGGAAAGCACTCAAGCTTATGGAGTGCCCCggaaagtttgtattaccctttgaattgagtaagaaccatAACTTGGTCTTTTTGATCGCTTTGGTGAGGAAAAtgttgagagagacccggctctttgtgagctcatcaacgaagacgtaggcacttctttgtgaggtagccgaacttcgggaacaaatctttGTTTCCTTTACTTTATTGTACATTTAcgtgttctagttgatttttgaGGATTTTTCCGATCTTGTTGCTTGTGTGCGTGTGACTGCAGGTTGTTAGTGATAAGGTCCTTATGCATTTcttagaacctgtggtaacttATAGACTCAATTAGATTTGCTCAAAAGTTCATAAGTTTCAATTTCCCGTTTCATCCGAATTATCCGGGaaagcccggagtatccgggttctatataacccagagtctccggattgacccgAAGTACTCGGACTGAGTAATCCGCtgcgaagttttaaatttcaggaaacgtctattcaccccctaaGCGACATCACGTACATTTCACTTATCCAATGGGACTAAAATCTATTCATAACcccaataaactcattagtctcttaatcgtttgtcatcaattagccaaaatcCACATAGGGgatctagatgcactttcagtcacctatgaccttcgtCAACaaaagttaaaaggataaaatatccgctTCCTATCACAACGACatgatagctgaggtggtaagggtGGTTCGCAAGCGAGGAGAGGTCGCGACTTCGATTCAAACGAAACGCAAATACTGAAAGCCATGGCGTGGCTTGTGGGGCATATGCAATGGGCTCTGTGTTGGGGTggctcgagtgaaaaaatatttttttcgtaTCCAAAAAACGCGAAAAACATTTATCAATcgtaagtgatgggtcactcttaaaactcgtcacttatgttcagtcattagtgacgggtcactgttacgtcccgtcacctataactttcattaatgacgggtcaagttgtcacccgtcacctatgatctcATTGTTGACGGGTCTTAACCagatccgtcaccaataacgACTCATCATTGACacgttcggggtgacgggtgcgagacctgtcactaatgacggttaccacccatcacctatgacctttttttcacgtagtgtcagGCAACCATGTCAGGTCAAATTGAAATATTAAGAACTTAAGCTGATATGATATGCAGAAAACAAAAAATGCAATAATTTACCCCATGCTAAACTTTTTATCAAGAATATTGGAAGCTCAGGTTTTAACCATTATGACTAAACTTACATCTTTAGATGGAAAAGCTACACTTCCATTGTTCATATGAGCATTAACCGCTTCAAGCTTCATGGACAAAAACTGCAGAGAGCAGGTAAATTAGTAATTAGTTACTTGAACATATACAAGAAGACAATTTCACATGAGACGTGACTGTGAAGACCACATACCTCCACTTGATGCTGTAAAGACTGGATGTAATTTATTATCTCATCAAGGACTGATGCTTTCCCGATAACCTGataaatcaaaaaaataatgTTTACAACAGAAGCATTGACTGAGAAAAGGACTCCAAGAGGACAGAGCCGTGTgataattgaaaaataaaagtaTGGCAGCACAAGATTTTGAATTTATGGGGCACCTTATTGCATCCAGGGACAAGATCCTGGAGAGTGTTCATCCGTTCACTTATCTTCTCTCGCCGTGCCTGTCAATACACAGATGTTGAGTTGATTGAGTCATTAATTTGAATAATTACAATTAGTCTATAGGTTATAACAATGGTTGAGCATTCCAATTTCTGTAATAAATTAGTCACTACTATCATAGTCTTGAGAGAGAATATCAAAACTAGTTAAGAAAACATCCAAATGTGCAGGGTGGAAACACCATCAAAACAGTAAGAGCTTACTCTTTCTGCAAGGCTATGGCTGTCCGTTGCTTGACCTCTTCTTGCCCTCACATGGATATAGTCTTGTTTCGGTGGCTCTTGTGGTGTAGGTTTTTTATCAACAGACTTGCTAGCATTCCCTGAATTTGTTTCAGCTTCTGTccttattttatcattgttatcATCAGATGTCATCAGCTTCAAACTTTTTGCTTCTGGATCAGCCTAAGaaaaaaagtgtgcatatgaatCATCCAAACTGAAATACTCTTCATTTTACTTTCTGTATTTAAAATGCCAAGGAAATTCGGTCATGAATAAGAAATGGTGGGGACGTATATCAAGGCAATGATCACATGGATAAGGTCTCCCCCCTTCAAACTGGATATAACTGGTATAAACATAACTCCCAGATCCTCAAGGGACTACAAAAAAAGGATAAAACTATAACAGTAGACGCTCCTACCAGCCTACCATGCAAGTAACAGAAGAAACCAAGTATGGGATTAAGCATCACAATTTGCAGGTCAACTACAAGAAGTTCTAGGACAGACCAAATGCTGCACCAACATCAGAGATTATATACTTGCAAAACA from Phragmites australis chromosome 14, lpPhrAust1.1, whole genome shotgun sequence includes these protein-coding regions:
- the LOC133889940 gene encoding transcription factor BHLH094-like, with protein sequence MDPASSVAAELWRTPHHRLEASSVVTTADRGNGVRSGAGSSSRRRPRRDAPAAAAAPEEESSKLVSTSGAAAAAEDSADPEAKSLKLMTSDDNNDKIRTEAETNSGNASKSVDKKPTPQEPPKQDYIHVRARRGQATDSHSLAERARREKISERMNTLQDLVPGCNKVIGKASVLDEIINYIQSLQHQVEFLSMKLEAVNAHMNNGSVAFPSKDIGAPPYNTAPGLSFDPQTLREYAQGLTSEWLHMQIGNAYERVT